CTCCCCCAGCAAGTCCCTAGTTAGATGTACGGAGCCCGGCTGTGCGCGTGGAGGACGGGCCCTCTCTCCTGTCCCATGGGGACTCCCCTCAGGGCTGTGCGTGGTGAATAAGGGCAGCAGATGCCTTGTGGCTTCTCTACAGCTTTGCTCTCAGAGACAGTAGGAGCAGGTTGTCTATGAAACATTCAGATGGATTTGCGAGTCCCTGAAGTCATAAAGCTTTCTTATGTTTAGCATCCACAGATAAACAGAAAGGTGTGCCAGTGAAACAGAACACAGCTGTAAATTCCAGCTCCAGAAACCACTCGGCTACGGTAATTCCCCACCCTGGCCCACCCTGTGCCCCGCTCCTCTCGCTGTGGCCCCCGCCTGCCCTGCGCAGTGCCCTAGTGCTTCCTTACCGCCTGCTTATCACTGTGTGTCTCCCCCACGCTCCTTGGCGGGGTCTCTCTCGTCCCTGCCGATGCCAAGCTCCCTCTTACCTGTGAAGGActggctttcttttcttctgaggtGGGAGTGGTTGTGCCTTAAATGCTATTCTTGTTTGTAATCTTTATCGTTGCAATGGTTTTTCTGCAATGCATGTAAATTCTGTATCAATGCAATCTATTTCATAGAGCCTTCTACTCTCTAACTAATGCATGATGTATTGTCGTGTATTGAAATGAAAGTAGAACTTTGACTTTCCTTCTAATGCAGGGAGAGGAAAGAACACTAGGCAAGTCtaattctattaaaataaaaggagaaaatggaaaaaatgctaGGGATCCCCGGCTttcaaagagagaagaatctattgcaaagattgggaaaaaaaaatatcagaaaattaaTTTGGACGAAGCAGAGGGTATGTGAACTTTTTAAAACTTCCACGTTTTTAGTAAATGCACAGTTAGTTTCCAGTATAGTCAGTAGATCTGCTTTGAGCTGTCAGCATCTGGGTGACTGCGGTCCGTCCCTGTGGCCTGGAAGACATGTTTCTCCCGGGGGCAGTCTGTGGGCTGTTGGGATCACTTCACCGAAACCCCAGTTTTGAGACTGAGTGCCAGGCCTCCTAGGGCGTCAGGGGCAGCCGATGTGAGCAGCACTGTCTGCCCTGAGATGCCAGAGGCCCccgcaggctctgcctccctctcACCCCAGCTCCTCCCTATGGTCCCGCCACTGGCTTGTGCCAGGGTCCCCAGCATGGCTGGAGGCACAGTTAGCATTAGAGAGTCCACCCCAGGCAgagctgggcacccaggtgaggggAGGTGGAGCACACTGGCCTGGAAGGACCGTGGGCTTGCTGAGCTCTCTTGGCTACGGGGGTCAGTGAGGAAGGTCAGCCTGCACACCCCTGGCCTCCAGGAGAGACAACAGGCACACTGGAAGACTGAGATGGAGAGATGAGTCCTTTCTTGAAGCTCCTTTTTCTCCAGAAGTTTATAACAAGGAGAAGCATTGAAAACAGAGTCAAAACCAACAGCTGTCACCGTGACCTGAATTTTCATCCAGGGCGTACTTGCCAGTCCACCTGGCGTGTCACGGCTTTGTCACAGCTGGCTGTGGAGTCTGACCTCACGGTAAAACTAAAACACACCTCCAGCCTTTGTTGGCCACCAAGCACAAGTAAATCACGCGCCCTCTTTGAGGCTTGTATGTTTCTGAGAACCAGTGAAGTCGGAGATTTGAGATTCCTTTAGTTGTTAAAAACTCCGAGTGTAATTCCAATGCTAGAGAAAGCCCAGTTTAGACGCCATCTACCTCGAATGGTGGCCTTGGGGCCTGCTACACTAGAAAACCCAGCCCAGGTAAGAAAAGGAGAGTTCTGGAGGAGCCAGCGAAGAAGCTGGAGGCGCCTGCAGGCCCCTGCAGTGGCTGGGCAGTGGGAGGCCCAGGGGCACCCGTCCTGGCCCCTCGGGGCTGTGGAGCTtcagtggggagagggagagcacgtGTTGCCCCCTCTGCCCTAGGCCTGGGAGGACCACCCTCTGCCCAGAGGCAATGACCCCGAGAGGCAGGCGTGGATTTGAGGGTGCCCCTTCCCAGACCACCCGTCTCAGGTCCTTCCTCTACCTCCCCTCCTCGGGTTCATTCTGCTCCCGACTTTGAGGACTGCAGCTGCAGCTGGGACCCGGGGGGGTGCCTCAGATGCTGACCAACCGGAGGAGGGGGCCAGTGCTCAGAGGGCCCCAAGTGTTAAATTGAAAGCCCAGGCCAGAGAGTCCCACAGTTTCCTACTCAGACGGCATCAGCGCGTAACCGTGTTGAGTCAAGCGTCTCGTTTGTTCAAGTCTGGACCTCACACAGCGTGGTTTTTAGGGAGTACACAGCTTTTTCAGACTCCTGAAGACAGAGTATGCTAGAAGCCCTAGGGCTGTCCCTTCCGCTGTCTGTGGGAAGATAGTGTGGACGGAAAAGGGCTCTTGTTGACCCACAGCTGATAGGGCGTTAGGACAGCCCAGGATGAGAGCTTTCTAGAATGTTCTGCTGTGACAGTCATTAATGTGAAACTCTCTAAAACACGGTCACTCTGGGTTTTCTTCCAATAGAGTTTTTTGAGCTTATTTCCAAAGCTCAGAGCAACAGAGCAGATGACCAACGTGGGCTGCTAAGGAAGGAAGACCTGGTGTTGCCAGAGTTCCTCCGTTTACCTCCTGGTTCCACAGAACTCACCCTCCCCACTCCAGCTGCTGTGGCCAAGGACTTTAGCAAGAGAAGCGCCACAGACAACGGCCGGGAGAGCGCCTCCCAGCCCGGCGAGCAGTGGGAGCCGGCCCCGGAGAGCAGCGACAGCCCGTCCACCAGCCCGGGCTCAGCCCCCAGCTCCCCTGGACCTCCTGGGACGACCCCCCCTGGGCAGAAGTCTCCCAGCGGGCCCTTCTGCACTCCCCAGTCCCCCGTCTCCCTCGCGCAGGAGGGCACCGCGCAGATCTGGAAGAGGCAGTCTCAGGAAGTGGAGGCCGGGGGCATCCAGACGGTGGAGGATGAGCACGTGGCCGAGCTGACCCTGATGGGGGAGGGGGACATCAGCAGCCCCAACAGCACCTTGCTGCCGCCGCCCTCCACCCCCCAGGACGTGCCAGGACCTTCCAGACCAGGTACCTCCAGGTTCTGATCCCTCCACCTTGGCCCTGTCAGCGTGGTCTGCTCAGCTTCCAGTCAGAAAGGACAGTGGGCCCCCGGCTGCCACTGTTTGCTGGTGGTCTCTGTGACCCCCTCCTCACCTGCTGGTTGGGGGCTTCCTTGGCCCTCTTGGAAAGGAGGGGCTCGTGTGGCCCCAGGCCGGTGTCTGTCAGGATGGTCCCCCCGAGGCGCTCCGGGCAGGCATCCTGGTGTCCCGAGAGGCTCTTGCAGGAATGATACATGGCAGTGCCTGCAGCCAGGTCCGGGAACACCCTGGGTGAGGCCTGGGAGTTTCCGAAAATGGAGGCATTCCTTTCCAAATCTGGACAGCGATCGTTTTTAGTGTTTCTGTCTCAAGACTGGAAAACAATAGCATTTGTCTTGAGTGAGGAAGTGAAGCCCGCTGTGTTCATAGCAGGAGAGGGCTCCCAGACACAGGCCCTTTCTCGGAAGAGCCTTGAGAGTGCAGCTCGGACCCACCGGTGGCCCCCCGTAGCAGGTGGTGTGGGTGCTCGGGAGTGGAGGTGACGTCAGCAGCGCTCCCTGACCGCAGGTGTCACGGGCATTTCTCAAGGGAAGCAGGGGATTCAGTGAGTGTGAAGGTGAACAGGATGGCCTGGCAGCAGGGATGTTTCCGTGAGCCACAAATACCAGAAACTGAGGCGAGGCTCCCAGCAGCCGGTAGGGAAAGGTGTTTCCAGGGGTCTGAGGGCCGTGGCCTCCGTGGCCTGCGTGGCCATCCCCTGGAGAGAGGAGCCACTCAGGGTGCGCGTCATGGAGGGTGCTCAGGGGCGCGTGGACAcctctgctgtggtttgctgctgGGGGCGATGGGAGCGCCTCTCCGTCCTGTGCCCTGGTCCAGGATGCTGACAGCAGTGAGAGGCCTGCCGTGGGGTTTGGTCTTGTCAGACCTGTAGCCTGGACCTCGCCGGGGGACCAGGGAGTGCACATCTGTAGATCTGTACATATCTGGGCCTTTGGAGGCCACGTGTGGCATGGGAGGGGCTACCTGGCCCCTTTCCCAGCCAGGACACGCCTGGATGAGAAAGCCTGAGGTGCCTGGCATGCCCACCAGTGCcactctgcagcctccacccctggCCTGAGTCCCCCTCCATCCGTCTTGGTGGACACCCGTGTGGCTCTCACCTGCGTTTTGAGTCTGTTCTTCCAGGAGTAATAAATTCTGGACATCATCACTGGACTGGCTTAcaacttttctttctcatttgaaactttgtttccactttagaaaataataaaagtattttaatctAGGGGAAATATCACACATTTTTAGGAGATTAAGTGGATTTACCGTAATctactggcttttaaaaataaaccatccACTGAACAAAACTCTTGAGCACCTGGTGTGCTCCCAGCAGCACAGCCATGCGGCGGGACAGCAGAAGAGCTGGTGGCCCGGTGGCGGGTGCTGAGATGAGCTGGCCTGCTGGCCTTTGGGCTGCAGTCCCGCACCCACACCCCGGCCCTGCGGCCCTGGGGCTGTGGCTGTCTCTGCGCAGAGGTGTGGCGTGTGTCAGGCTGCCTGGGAGGGCCAGACAGACCCACGTTGGGGGTCAGTTCTCCTGCCTGCCAAGGGCCATTAGCACAGAGGTGGTTTACAGCGCAGGCCCAGCCGAGCGCCCCGGCTGACGTCCCTGACTTGTTTGTGGCAGGAGGGTGGGTGGTACCGGCCTTGGGAGGAGCAGGTCCCCCTGCGCTCTGGTGGCTGCCCCGACTGCCACTGGCCAGAACTGGTTCCCCGCCCCGCGGGCTCCTCAGCCCCTGGGCAGGTGGGTCCCCTGGATCCTTGGCTCTTGGGCTGTCTCCTAGGAGGAGACCCAGTGAGTGGGAGAAGGAGGTGGGAGTGGCTTTGGCCATAGGTCATAGGTGTGTGTCCTCCACGTGCCTGTCCGTGGCGACACGGGACAACTGCTGAGAACCTGCCCAGTCTTCCTGTGATGTTGGCTCAAGCCTGCTGGGGGGCCTTGGGGCAGAAACTGCTCTGTGCAGCTTGCTTCCGGAACCCCCACTCTGATGGGATTCTCTGTATTGGAGAGTTCACCTGCCCATGGCGGCAAAGGAAACAGGCTGTGAATGCCGTGGTGGCCTGATGGAACCTCTTTCACATCTGTGGGCCGGGGCGAGCCTGGACTGAGTGCTGACCTGTCCATTGTCAGGGTTTAGGAGCTTGGGGGTCATCCCGGGTCACGCTCTCCGACGTTGACAGTTGCTGTGGGATGCTTCCTCACAATGTGGCAGCCGCCCTGGACCCAGCGTCCGGGGTGAGAAACACAACAGGAGGTGCAGCCAAGCCCACGGGCTCCCGCCCTCCCCATTGCCATGGTGGGCAGCATGCTGGCTACGCGTGGGGGCTGCCAGCAACAGCCCTGAGGTAGGGGGAGTCTCCACAGAGCTGTGCCACACCACCCTGCCCTTCCAGCCTCAGTGCCACGCACTGTGCCACCCTGTCCTTCTAGCCCCAGTGCCACATGCCACACCACCCCATCCTAGCCCCAGCACCACGTGCCATGCCACCCTGTTCTAGCCCCAGCGCCACGTGGTGCTCCATCACACCCTTCTAGCCTCAGTGTCATGCACCGCACCGCCCCATGCTTCTAGCCCCAGCGCCACACGCCACGCGGCACTCCACCCCGTCTGTCTAGCCCTAGCACCAAGCACCGAGACCCGTCAGGTGCTGCAGGCTGGCCGGTGCCCCCATGCATGTCTGGTCCCCGGAGGCATGTGGGTGGGTCTCCTTTCGCTTTGGCCACTTGCTGCCAGGCCACCCAGTCTAATGGCCCTGAGCCTTAGCTGTCTGACACACACAACAGAGGCCGCAAGCGGGAGAAGTGTCAGGCCCCTCGTGAGGCTCCAGGGCACGCTGGCAGGGGTGTGCATGTGTCCACACAGTGCTGTGTGTATGAggccgttctcatgctgctatgaagaaatacccaagactaggtaatttataaagaaaagaggtgcaattgactcacagttctgcatggctggggaagcctcaggaaacttacagtcatggcagaaggcacctcttcacaggtcAGCAGGAGAGAGTACGAGAACcagcagaggaaatgccagacgcttataaaaccatcagctctcctgagactcactatcatgagaacagcatggggggaactgcccccatgatccagtcacctccacctggtcccacccttgataCCTGGGGATTATCACAATTCAcggtgaggtttgggtggggacacggagccaaaccataccagtgTGTCAGGCAGATACACCCATGTGCGTGCACGCCTGGTGTGTGTTCGTGTGGCATGTGTCGGTGTGTGCACCTGCCATGTGTCTGCATGGCACATGTTTTGTGCATATCTGTGTCTCGACACAGGGACCCTCCAAAATGCTCACCTTCTGTTCTCGTGGGGAGGGAGCAGCTGTCCCTCCAGCACTGCTGTGTCCCGCCTTTAGCAGTCATCTTCCGCCCCTGCACAGAAGCAGGCATCTGCGCTTTGTGTTTTCACAAAGGAGAGAGGCATTCAAAAGGTCGCGTGCACCCACACGCGAGTTTCCAGTGCACAGCGCTCCTTCCGTACGCGCCATCTTAAAACGGGTTCTTAGGTTGTGTTGGTGATAATTCCCAATTGCCTTCTTAACCAGATCTGCTTGGTTTCCAACAAAAAGCCCGGGAGCTGGGTGGTCTCACTGCTGCCCCGCTGGCTGCAAGGCGACAGTCAGGGGTCCTGGCTGGGGGCTGGAGGCCAGTGGCTCCTCCCAGCCCCTTTGGTAAGGCTGAGTACCCAGCCCCATGGCCTGACTGAGCTCCTGGTGCAGACGTCCCAAGAGGATGGACTCCACCTGCTGGCAGGGAGATGCTAGGCACCACCCCAGGAGGGGTCCCCGCATAGCTCTCCTGGGGCTGGGGTCCCCTGGGGCAGCTcactgggcaggggcaggggtcactCAACCTGGAGGCCCCAGTGTCACAGCTGCCAGTATCCCCTAGGAACACATTTGGGCCCAGTGGCTGCCCTCAGGGCCCCCGGAGCTCAGCTACCTGCCAGGTGTGCGATGTTTGCCTGCCGGGGCTTCTGCAGCCTGGAAGTGAGGTCACGCCCCTCACCCTAGGGGTGAAAGTACCCCCCATGGCACGGCCATTGTGTTGTACCGGGTGAGGATGCAGCCCCACCTGGCTCCTGCTCTGTCCAAGAGAGGCCTCCTCCGCAGCTCCTGTGCCCCGCCCTCCCCAGGAGCAGATGCAGCTTAGACCCCCTCACTCTGATGTGGATTGAGACCGCTGGTTTTCTTGGGGACACAGCCCCAGGAGCCTGCCACTGGTCTCAGGCCTGCAAAGCTGCTGAGGGCATCTGCTAGGTGCCTCTCCAAAGCCCCCTCTCCCCAGAGCCCCCTCTCCCCAGAGCCCCGTCTCCCCAGAGCCCTGTCTCCCCCCAGCATCTCctggctcctgcccagctccgTGGCTCCCCAGGGGATTCCTGAACTGACCAGCTGGCCTGGGCCCTCCTCCACAgcccccagcctgggggacacgtGGTCCTCCCGGATCCCACCAGAAGCCACCCTAGGttgctccccctcctcccctgaaGTGTCTGCCTTCCACCTGAAGTTCCAGCCAGGTCTTGCAGAGTGGAAGTCTCAGGCCTGCAAGTGACCGTGACCTGGCCTACCCCCATGTTCCCTCCAGGACTGGCCACCCGTGCCCATCTCAGCCGGCACTGCTGGAGCTCCGGCCTGAAGCCCCTCCCTGGGGTCTGCCACATGCACTCCTGTGCCCTGAGTCACCCCCACTCCCCTATTCCCCACTCACCACACTGTGCACCCTGCTGGGCGCTGTCCACTCCCTCGCCAATGCCCAGCAAATATTTGAGGAGCTCTatcccagccccagcccatcACACACAGTCATGATCCTGGCTGGGGACCCACACGGACAGGGGGACCTTGGGGGGTCACACTCTGGAACTAAGGTTCTGGGGGGGCTCTCGTTCCCATGGGGGCCCATCAGCAGGAGTGCACAGGCCTTAGCAGGAGCCCGTGGGGTGCGCTGTGGTGggaaggctgggaagggaaggggcctTGGCAGCCACAGTGGATTGTAGGGTCCCTGCCTCTGGCTCCCCTCGCTCCCCCCTTCCTGCCGTGTTCTCAGTGTGAGCCGGCTCAGCCATGCCTGGGTGTCCTTGTGCCCTGCGAGCTTCCAAGGGGCGCTGGGGAGGCTTAACAGAGGAGGTGGCTGCGCCTGGCAGCACAGATGATCTGGAgcatggaggcagaggctgagcaAAGTGCCTGGGGGACAGGGTCCCTCTGGGGGCAGGAAGGGCAGTGGGAGAGGTGCCAGGCCTGGGTCTCGAAGGAGAGCCTGGGAGGGTTCAGGCCATGCCCCTGCCCCGGCCAGGGCAGCGCAGCCCCTGCTCCCGCTGTGCCTGTCAGGGTTCCTGACTCAGCCTTGAGGACCAGGGTGGGGCGGGGTCCTGCCCGAGGCCTAGACCAGAGCAGCTGGCAGTGGCTGGCACAGAGACATTCATGGACAAGTGTCTGGGAGGCCTGGGGGCGACCGGCAGCCGGTGAGGGGCCTGCGCATGTGGAAAGAGGGGCCTTCCTGCTGCATCTTGTGGGGCCTCCAGCAGGACCCCCTCCTGGGAAGGCTGGACAGCACAGTCAGAGCTGGCAGGACCAGCCAGCCGAGGGCAGGGAGCCGTGGGGCGCCGGGGAGAGGTTCACAGGTGGCCCAAGCGGCATGGCCCAAGCGGCAGGGAACAAGATCCCAGTGTGGCCTCAGGTCTGGATGTTTGGAGATGTGGCACCAGGAGTGAGACCAGGAGGCCAGGCCCCTCTGGAGGTGGTGCAGGCTCTGCTGGGTCCTCTGTGTTGCCATCCCTGCCAGGGAAATGCTGGGCAGGAAGGTGCTCCCCGGGCAGGCCCTGGCATGTAGGTGGTGAGGCTGCGTGCTGCTCAGGGCTGGGCCAGGCGGCTGAGTCACAGGCCTGGGGATGGCTGCCCTGCACAGGAGGGCGAGGCTGGGTCCCGTAAGCAGGAAGGGCCTGGCTGTGGCCCCCTCCTTGTGATGTGGACATCCTTGGTCCATACAGCTGTCCTGTCTCCAGAAACCAGTGTTTCTCCATCCTGAGCACGCTAGCTTCCTGGGGCCCTCAGGGGCCTGTCCTCCCATCTGTCCACGTGGGGCTGGCGGGGTAGAGCCGGGCTTCTGGACATGTGTGGTGTTGCAGGCCCCTTCAGAGCCCTATGAACACTCCAGGCAAATGCCCAAATGCCCACGGTATTGACCGGCGAGGGGGGGCAAACCCCTGCCTCTCCCCACACCTGATCTCTcccagccctgcagcctggcATCTGGAGCCATGCGGACCTGGTGACAAGAAGGAGATGGGCAGAACTGTCCCCTTGTCCCCTGGGGGCAGGGCTAGCTCCTAGCCCTGGCAGAACCTAGTAGGACACTTGTTGAATGAGCAGAGGCCTGACTGGGAGAAGTTTCTAGTCTCAGCTGCTCCACATGGACCCCTGCGCCTCCAGATGGCATCTCCACCGGGCCTGGCTGAGTAAGACACACAGGCCCCACACAGCTCCCACATGCTGGCTGGGCTGCTGCGTCGAGGCCAGGATGAGGGCCTCTGGGGCCACTGCTGGGACCTGTTCAAGAGAACGGGCTGGGCACGCTCAAGAGGGGAGCCACACCTTCCGCCCGCAGCCCGGACTTGTTCACAGATGCCTCGTGGAGGCTGCTTGCGGAAGCTCGGACTGAGGGTGAGGAGGGGCACGCTGGGGTTGGGGACCTTGGTGGCCACAGAGCCGCTGGGGCAGCAAGGACCCTGCGGCCATTTCAGGGACCTCAGAAGTGTAGATCGAGGAGGGTATTCACCTTCCCAGGCCTTCGGTTCACCTGTGGAGGGCAGCAGTTGGTAGCAGGGACCCCCTGTCCCTGGTTCTCATCTGCCGGGGGCTGGCTCTTCCTGCAGCCTGTCTGTTGTGGGCCCAGGCCTGGGGCCCCTGCCACCCCATAGGCGCCTCAAGGCCTCCACCCTGGCATGGACATGACTGTCTCAGGGCCTCAGACCCAGGCTCACTGAGGAAGGGAGCTCCTGGACCCCTGCCTGGGAGACACGCTAGGCACGCAGGAACCTGCCCCCGAAGCCTGCTCCTCTGGCTTGGTAATGTCACCCCCACCGTACAGATGGGGGGGTGGGGTCACCGGGCAGGTCGGTAACGTCACCCCCACCGTACAGATTGGGGGGTGGGGTCACCGGGCGCGTCGGTAACGTCACCCCCACCGTACAGATGGGGGGGTGGGGTCACCGGGCGGGTCGGTAACGTCACCCCCACCGTACAGATGGGGGGGTGGGGTCACCGGGCGCGTCGGTAACATCACCCCCACCGTACAGATGGGGGGGTGGGGTCACCGGGCGGGTCGGTAACGTCACCCCCACCGTACAGATGGGGGGGTGGGGTCACTGGGCGGGGAAGGGCTGGGCTCTCCCAGCATGGGGGCTTCACTGCCCCTGCCCAGGCCCTGGGGTCCTGTCATGGAGCTCTGGGCGGCACGTGAACCCAGCCACTCTGCGTGCACCGTTCACTTTCCTTGGCCCCAGCCTTCGTTGGCCCCTGGGGACTCCACCCTGGCATAGACACAACTGTGTCCTCCAGGGGTCCACGTGGAGGTCACCAGATGTGGCAAGGCAGTGACGCCCTGGGTAGGGAGGCCTCCTGGGGGTGCTGGCAAGGAGATGGCCTGCCCATGTTGGGTCTAGAAGCTTCCAAGGCCGGTTCAGGCAGCTGGGATCTCCTGGGGCTGGAGTGGGCATTGGAGCCAGAAGTGGGGCCAGAGTCACTGACCAGCCAGAAAGAGGGGCCTCAGTAGGGAGGCCAGGGATGGAGGGGGAGGGGACACGACCGGCAGGCCCAGAGCAGGGTGTGTGTGGTGAAGACGGTGCTGAGGCAGCGAGCCAGGTGGGCGAGCAGGTGGCCAGCCTGGTAGGGTGGGATGGGGCAGCAGACGCAGGGCTCAGGGCCCGTTCCACCAGGCCAAGAGGGTCCAGCCTATCTGGAACTGAACCCTAGTGCTCAGCCCCCTGGGGGTGGCCCTTGAGgatgggccctgggcctgggggGGGCCCTGAGGAcgggccctgggcctgggcctggggggGGCCCTGAGGACGCCCCCAGGAAGAATTAGGGGGGCAGTTGGGGCGGGGGCTCCACCGGGGGCCCAGCTCTGTTCCTGAGCTGCAGTGGGGAAGCAGGGTGGTAGGGTTTCTGAGTGGGTTGGCTCCCCCACTTGGTGGCAGGTGTTATGTGGAGGGCTCTGGGAACACTGCACCTCCCCTGGGCGTACCTGCCCCAGCCTGGAGGCCCACAGCGGGAGGCCAGCTGCCTCTGGGATGTGTTTGGGGTATTTCAGGGACCCCTCCCATGCTGACTGTGCAGGGGCCTTTGGGGTAGGGGGTGGGTTCCGGGgcccagggctgggccaggcaaGTGACAGCTTCTCTTCTCCTTGTGACAGGAAGTGGGACCCATGGCAGCCGAGGCCTCCCAGTCAACAGAATCATCGATGTGGATCTTGTAACTGGCTCGGCGCCCGGGCGGGATGGTGGCATAGCGGGGGCACGGGCTGGCCCTGGGAGGTCGCAGGCCAGTGGTGGGCCTCCTACGTCAGACCTCCCTGGCTTGGGCCCCGTCCCGGGTGAGCCTGCTAAGCCCAAGACCAGCGCACACCACGCCACCTTCGTCTGAGCTGC
This genomic interval from Gorilla gorilla gorilla isolate KB3781 chromosome 3, NHGRI_mGorGor1-v2.1_pri, whole genome shotgun sequence contains the following:
- the RGS12 gene encoding regulator of G-protein signaling 12 isoform X4 is translated as MFKEQQLQIFNLMKFDSYTRFLKSPLYQECILAEVEGRALPDSQQVPSSPASKHSLGSDHSSVSTPKKLSGKSKSGRSLNEELGDEDSEKKRKGAFFSWSRTRSTGRSQKKREHGDHADDALHANGGLCRRESQGSVSSAGSLDLSEACRTLAPEKDKATKHCCIHLPDGTSCVVAVKAGFSIKDILSGLCERHGINGAAADLFLVGGDKPLVLHQDSSILESRDLRLEKRTLFRLDLVPINRSVGLKAKPTKPVTEVLRPVVAKYGLDLSGLLVRLSGEKEPLDLGAPISSLDGQRVVLEEKDPSRGKASTDKQKGVPVKQNTAVNSSSRNHSATGEERTLGKSNSIKIKGENGKNARDPRLSKREESIAKIGKKKYQKINLDEAEEFFELISKAQSNRADDQRGLLRKEDLVLPEFLRLPPGSTELTLPTPAAVAKDFSKRSATDNGRESASQPGEQWEPAPESSDSPSTSPGSAPSSPGPPGTTPPGQKSPSGPFCTPQSPVSLAQEGTAQIWKRQSQEVEAGGIQTVEDEHVAELTLMGEGDISSPNSTLLPPPSTPQDVPGPSRPGSGTHGSRGLPVNRIIDVDLVTGSAPGRDGGIAGARAGPGRSQASGGPPTSDLPGLGPVPGEPAKPKTSAHHATFV